A single Suricata suricatta isolate VVHF042 chromosome 2, meerkat_22Aug2017_6uvM2_HiC, whole genome shotgun sequence DNA region contains:
- the LOC115274160 gene encoding cytochrome P450 2E1, translated as MAALGITVALLVWVATLMLISIWKQIYSSWKLPPGPFPLPIIGNLLQLDFKNVPKSLTKLAERYGPVFTVYLGSQRTVVLHGYKAVKEALLDHKNDFSGRGEVFAFEAHKNKGITFNNGPSWKDTRRLSLSILRDYGMGKRANEERIQREVPFLLAALRRTQGQPFDPTFLLGYAPCNVISDILFRKRFDYTDQTGLRIQKLFNENFNLLSTGWLQLYNIFPSYLYYLPGNHRKVIKNVYEIKGYASARVKEHQESLDPNCPRDFTDCLLLEMQKERYSTEPWFSLDNIAATVADLFFAGTETTSTTLRYGLLILMKYPEIEEKLHEEIDRVIGPSRIPAIKDRLEMPYMDAVVHEIQRFIDLLPSNLPHEAIQDTIFRGYVIPKGTVVVPTLDSLLFDSQEFPDPEKFKPEHFLNESGKFKYSDYFKAFSAGKRVCVGEGLARMELFLFLAAILQHFNLKPLVAPKDIDLSPSVIGFAKIPPPYQLCVIPRSGV; from the exons ATGGCTGCCCTAGGCATCACGGTTGCCCTGTTGGTGTGGGTGGCCACCCTAATGTTGATCTCTATCTGGAAGCAGATCTACAGCAGCTGGAAACTGCCCCCCGGCCCTTTCCCACTGCCCATTATTGGGAATCTTCTCCAGTTGGATTTCAAGAATGTTCCCAAATCTTTAACCAAG TTGGCGGAGCGGTATGGGCCGGTGTTCACCGTGTACCTGGGCTCCCAGCGCACCGTGGTCCTGCATGGCTATAAAGCAGTGAAGGAAGCCCTGCTCGACCACAAGAATGACTTTTCCGGCAGAGGAGAAGTCTTTGCATTTGAGGCACACAAAAACAAAG GAATTACTTTCAACAACGGGCCAAGCTGGAAGGACACCCGGCGCCTCTCCCTGAGCATCCTTCGGGACTATGGCATGGGGAAGCGCGCCAACGAGGAGCGGATCCAGAGGGAGGTGCCCTTCCTGCTGGCGGCACTCAGGAGGACGCAGG GCCAGCCTTTCGACCCTACCTTTCTCCTGGGCTACGCCCCCTGCAACGTCATCTCTGATATCCTCTTCCGCAAGCGCTTTGACTACACGGACCAAACGGGTCTGAGGATACAGAAGCTGTTCAATGAGAACTTCAACCTGCTCAGCACCGGCTGGCTCCAG ctttATAATATTTTCCCGAGTTATCTGTACTACCTACCTGGAAACCatagaaaagtaattaaaaacgTGTATGAAATAAAAGGTTACGCTTCAGCAAGAGTGAAGGAACACCAGGAGTCCCTGGACCCCAACTGCCCCCGGGACTTCACTGACTGCCTGCTCCTGGAGATGCAGAAG GAAAgatacagcacagagccttggtTCTCCTTGGACAACATTGCTGCCACTGTTGCTGACCTGTTCTTTGCGGGGACAGAGACCACCAGCACCACGCTGAGATATGGACTCCTGATTCTCATGAAATACCCGGAAATCGAAG AGAAACTTCACGAAGAAATCGACAGGGTAATTGGGCCAAGCCGAATCCCTGCCATCAAGGACAGGCTAGAGATGCCCTACATGGATGCTGTGGTGCATGAGATTCAGCGATTTATCGACCTCTTGCCCTCCAACTTGCCCCATGAAGCAATCCAGGACACAATTTTCAGAGGATACGTCATTCCCAAG GGCACAGTCGTGGTCCCAACGCTGGACTCCCTCTTGTTTGACAGCCAAGAATTCCCTGATCCAGAGAAGTTTAAGCCAGAGCACTTTCTGAATGAAAGCGGCAAGTTCAAATACAGTGACTATTTCAAGGCATTTTCTGCAG GAAAGCGGGTGTGTGTTGGAGAAGGCCTGGCTCGCATGGAATTGTTCCTGTTCTTGGCTGCCATTTTGCAACACTTTAACCTGAAGCCTCTCGTTGCCCCCAAGGATATTGACCTCAGTCCCAGCGTGATTGGGTTTGCCAAAATCCCACCCCCTTACCAACTCTGTGTCATTCCCCGTTCGGGTGTGTGA